One Lysinibacillus fusiformis genomic window carries:
- a CDS encoding DmpA family aminopeptidase has product MRKKVRDRGIVIGTLPVGSKNCLTDVMGVRVGHVTLDEELSQDGAYACTGVTAILPHGGNLFQHKVIASSYILNGFGKTTGLVQVNELGVLESPIMLTNTFGVPAVTQGALRYMLDTNAAIGDSTGTINIVVGECNDSYLNTIRACPVTPEHAIEAIHIASEGVAAEGAVGAGKGMICFGYKGGIGSSSRIVTVEPEAVNYTVGCLVLSNFGHSTEFLADRYQIMSVQSEATLAPTDGSIIIVLATDAPLSSRQLNRVIKRCGIGLGRTGSHFSHGSGDIVIGFTTAHQIPHTSKQHLETRTQLREDHPVMNQLFTAAAEATEEAILNSLSQAQTTTGRNGHVVEAYHFAEK; this is encoded by the coding sequence ATGCGTAAAAAAGTACGAGACAGGGGTATTGTGATTGGTACGTTACCAGTAGGGTCAAAAAATTGTCTAACAGATGTAATGGGCGTGCGTGTAGGACATGTGACGCTGGATGAAGAATTAAGTCAGGACGGGGCGTATGCATGTACAGGGGTAACAGCGATTTTACCACACGGCGGCAATTTATTTCAGCACAAGGTCATTGCGTCAAGTTATATACTAAATGGCTTTGGAAAGACGACAGGACTTGTGCAAGTTAATGAACTAGGGGTCCTTGAATCACCGATTATGCTGACGAACACATTTGGTGTACCGGCTGTTACACAGGGCGCGTTACGGTATATGTTAGATACCAATGCAGCGATAGGTGATTCGACAGGAACGATTAATATTGTCGTTGGGGAATGTAATGATAGTTATTTGAACACTATTCGTGCCTGTCCGGTAACACCTGAGCATGCGATTGAAGCCATCCACATAGCCTCAGAAGGTGTAGCAGCAGAAGGGGCAGTCGGCGCAGGAAAAGGTATGATATGCTTCGGCTATAAGGGCGGCATTGGCTCATCCTCGCGCATTGTGACAGTAGAACCAGAAGCCGTAAACTATACAGTTGGCTGTCTGGTGTTAAGTAATTTTGGACATAGCACAGAGTTTTTAGCTGATCGTTATCAAATTATGAGTGTTCAAAGTGAAGCTACCTTAGCGCCAACAGATGGTTCGATTATAATTGTGTTGGCGACAGATGCCCCGCTTAGTAGCCGTCAGCTGAATCGTGTCATTAAGCGCTGTGGCATTGGTCTTGGCCGTACTGGCAGTCATTTCTCACATGGCAGTGGGGATATTGTCATTGGCTTTACAACGGCACATCAAATCCCGCACACGTCCAAGCAACATTTAGAAACACGTACACAGCTGCGTGAGGATCATCCTGTTATGAATCAGTTATTTACTGCGGCGGCAGAAGCAACAGAAGAAGCCATTTTGAATTCTCTATCTCAGGCACAAACAACAACGGGTCGAAATGGTCATGTAGTGGAAGCCTATCATTTTGCTGAAAAGTAA